CAGACCTTAAGCCGCGGCTTCTTCGGCTGACGGTCGGCAGAGATCAGTCGTTGATCATCCGGATGAAACGCCAGCCCGTACACAGGATGGCCCTCAATCCGCAACTCGTGCATCCGCTTTCCATCACTGGCCTGCCAGACGTGTATGTTGCCATCGCGGTCACCGGTCGCGAACAGCTTGCCGTCTGGGCTGGCAGCCAGTGAGTAGATGGTGCTCGCATGAGCGGTGATCTTCCAGCGCTGCCGAGGTTTATCGCCTGTGCAGTCCCAAGCGAAAACCACACCCGCAAAGTCCGCCGTCAGAATCAGGTCCGTACCGGAACGTACGATGTTGCCGACCCAAGTCTCGTGGCCCGATAGCTCCGTGGTTGACTTAGCAGCCACATCGAGGCAAAGGATGTCGCGGTCTCGTCCTCCGGCCAGCACAAACCGGGCGGTCGGATCGAACGCGCAAGAAACCAGCGGTGAGTGGTGTTTGTATTCAGCCACTTCCTTGATTTTGGTGGGATCACTTTGCATGGCATTGCCGCCGGAAGGAATGGATCAGGCGAGTAGTTCGCCAATCGGTTTCGCCGCTGGGTCTGCCACCGGATTGGTTTGTCCGCCGATGCTGTAAGATGCCGATGAATCGATACCTACGGCTCGCAAATAAGTGTGAAACAGATCGCCGAGTTTGACGGGCTTGTCTTTGACTTCCGTACCGAGGTCATTGGTCGAACCATACACCACGCCCGGCTTCACACCACAACCGGCCATTGCCACACTCCAGGCGCGGCCCCAGTGATCGCGGCCGCCGAGCTTATTGATCTGCGGCGTGCGGCCCATCTCGCCCGAGATCACGACCAGCGTGTGCTCCAGCATGCCGCGCCGCTCGAGGTCGTCGAGCAAGGTGACCAGCGTGCGGTCGAACTCGGCACACCGGATTTGGTGCCAGTAGAAATTGTCCTGATGAGCATCCCAGTCGAAGTGAGTAACTTTCACGCAAGTGACGCCAGACTGCAGCAGCCGCCGGGCGAGCAAGCAATTCTGACCGAATTCGTGCTTGCCATATTGTTCGTGATCAGCACCAGATTCTTTCGTCAAATCAAATATCTCGCGCCGATCCATCAGTGCCTGCGCTTGTTCGAATGTCGTCCGATAGGCGTCAATTGGCGCTGCATCGCGGCCCCGCCGGAAGCGTTCATCGTTCGATTTCCGGATGCGATCGACGGTCTCGGCAAGGGTTGGTTTTACCGCAGCAGGCTGGACGAGATTCTCCGGAGGCCGATTGTTGACGACCCGCACACCTTCGTACTTCGCGCCCAAAAAGCCTGCATCGCCGACATCAGTGTACGCCTTCGGCCCATCGCGCCGGATCGAAACGTAACCGGGCAACACGTCCTCGGATCGTTCTAGCAGCTTTGCAACCGCGGAGCCGAGCACCGGATAACCGGGCGCGATGCGGCCCGATTGCATGGCGTAATGTCCTTGGAAGTGATCCGGGATGTTCGAATTCAGGCTGCGCACCACCGTCAGGCGATGCATGATCTTCGAAGTGTGGGGCAGAAGTTCGCCGATCTGCACGCCAGGGAGTGATGTCGAGATCGCCCGGAACGGGCCGCCGGTTTTGGTGCCCGGTTTAGGATCCCAAGTTTCGAACTGGCTCGCACCCCCGGACAGAAACAAGAGGAGCAGTTGTTTGCGAGATAACGTGGATACCTCGGCACGTAACGGTTGCTCAATTGCTCCCGCTCCGAGTGCAGCAGCAGTCCCTTGCAACCAGGCGCGGCGTGAGATCTCCGACGCTGCGGTACGTGATTGACGTCCTGCCATCTGCTGCTCCTGAAATCAGTGGTTCAAACGAAATTCAGACGACAACAGCAAACCCCACAGCAGAGCTTGCAACGGTTCACGCCGCTCCTTGGGAGTTTTGATCGACTGGAGCAGTTGCCGAACTTCGGCCATTTCATCCTCGGTTGGCAGGCGTGACAGCACGCTCAGATACAGTCCATCGGCTACCGACTGGATGTCGGACATCTGGTTGAGGCGCGCGAGCAGAGTGCCAGAGTCCTCTTGGAGAATCGGTAAAAGCTTAGTGCTGTTGCGCAAATACAGCGCCTGATCGACCACCGGTTGAAAGCCCTCTTCCGGTTGACCGGGAAGCCCCGTGAACGCGGCCACCAAGCTAACAGACTGACGTTCCAGGGCTTCGTTCCGCGTAATCTTCTCTTTCCAAGCCGGTGTGGGACTCGCTTCTGACAATGGCGAAGTTTTCTTCGTTTGAGCATCGAGCCGAGCGTAATGCAATTCAATCCGACCCGTGGCTTGCAGCACCGACCACCGCAATTGTTCAGCGCTCAGCCCACGCAAAGGCGCGACGGCAAATGACTTTTCCGACAAATCCTTTGAGTCAGCCGGCATCAAACTGGACCGCTGATAGGTATCGCTAATCGCGACTTCGCGGAGAAAGCCCTTGATGTCGTAATGGTTCTCAACCATCCAGCGTTCCAGCACGGCGAGCAATTCGGGATGTGAAGGTGGATTGGCAGCGTGATGAAGATCGAGGGGGTGTACCAATCCTCTTCCCAGCAAGATGGCCCACAAGCGATTGGCAATGTTTCGCGTAAACCCCAGCGTTCCCGCGCGGGGAAGCTGCTCAGCCAGTTTCAATCGCCGGCTATAAGTAGGGACGCCCCGAACTTTTGGCTCCGGTTTGACGAGGTACTCTTTATCCTTTTCGAGCGGCGGGTCGGCAATCATTTCGCCGCCGGGCAAGCGGGGACTAGTTTCCCCAGACCTGGTCGTGAAGACCGAAACAAACGTCGTTTTGCTCGCGGCGGTTTCTGCCAGTTGTGCTCCGCGGGGCGAGAGCGGGTGCATTTTGGACCGTTCCAGAAATGCGTATATGCCGAAGTAGTCAGACTGGCGATAATCTACAACGTGTGGGTCGTCATGACATTGGGCACACTGCAGATCGACTCCGAGAAACAGACGTCCCACATCGCGTGTCAGTTGATGCGGGGCGACATCCCGGACGAGGTAGAATTTGAGCGCGCTCGCGAGTTTTTCATCGGTGCCGTCACCGGCCAGCAACTCCCGAACAAGCTGGTCCCAGGGTTTATTGGAGGCAAACGACTCCGCCAAATACTCGCGCCAGTTCGGTGCGGGCACATCGTACAAGTTGCCCCCCGCCGCAATCCGTCGCTCGGTGAGCATGACATCAAACAACCGAGCCATGTGCAGAGCATAGTCGGGGCTGGCGAGCAAA
Above is a window of Anatilimnocola aggregata DNA encoding:
- a CDS encoding WD40 repeat domain-containing protein yields the protein MQSDPTKIKEVAEYKHHSPLVSCAFDPTARFVLAGGRDRDILCLDVAAKSTTELSGHETWVGNIVRSGTDLILTADFAGVVFAWDCTGDKPRQRWKITAHASTIYSLAASPDGKLFATGDRDGNIHVWQASDGKRMHELRIEGHPVYGLAFHPDDQRLISADRQPKKPRLKVWEFATGKEQRSIDVPQLSAYRRVEDIEWGGIRGITISPDGGTLVACGSNEYSGPACALLVDIATGELKLKVASQLKGFYYSAQFHAQGFLLTAGGDIGKGELRAWDPTQGESLATVATPGPCTSVDIHPNGQRCILTQMIGQRSYPDSGSLTLYEWSE
- a CDS encoding DUF1501 domain-containing protein translates to MAGRQSRTAASEISRRAWLQGTAAALGAGAIEQPLRAEVSTLSRKQLLLLFLSGGASQFETWDPKPGTKTGGPFRAISTSLPGVQIGELLPHTSKIMHRLTVVRSLNSNIPDHFQGHYAMQSGRIAPGYPVLGSAVAKLLERSEDVLPGYVSIRRDGPKAYTDVGDAGFLGAKYEGVRVVNNRPPENLVQPAAVKPTLAETVDRIRKSNDERFRRGRDAAPIDAYRTTFEQAQALMDRREIFDLTKESGADHEQYGKHEFGQNCLLARRLLQSGVTCVKVTHFDWDAHQDNFYWHQIRCAEFDRTLVTLLDDLERRGMLEHTLVVISGEMGRTPQINKLGGRDHWGRAWSVAMAGCGVKPGVVYGSTNDLGTEVKDKPVKLGDLFHTYLRAVGIDSSASYSIGGQTNPVADPAAKPIGELLA
- a CDS encoding DUF1549 domain-containing protein, which produces MISAISTAADAPSLHQQIDTLISQRHSELKVVPTAICSDAEFIRRVHLDLNGVIPSAEVTRAFLENSATDKRQKLIDDLLASPDYALHMARLFDVMLTERRIAAGGNLYDVPAPNWREYLAESFASNKPWDQLVRELLAGDGTDEKLASALKFYLVRDVAPHQLTRDVGRLFLGVDLQCAQCHDDPHVVDYRQSDYFGIYAFLERSKMHPLSPRGAQLAETAASKTTFVSVFTTRSGETSPRLPGGEMIADPPLEKDKEYLVKPEPKVRGVPTYSRRLKLAEQLPRAGTLGFTRNIANRLWAILLGRGLVHPLDLHHAANPPSHPELLAVLERWMVENHYDIKGFLREVAISDTYQRSSLMPADSKDLSEKSFAVAPLRGLSAEQLRWSVLQATGRIELHYARLDAQTKKTSPLSEASPTPAWKEKITRNEALERQSVSLVAAFTGLPGQPEEGFQPVVDQALYLRNSTKLLPILQEDSGTLLARLNQMSDIQSVADGLYLSVLSRLPTEDEMAEVRQLLQSIKTPKERREPLQALLWGLLLSSEFRLNH